The DNA sequence CCCAATGGCTCTTTCTCTGGCGCCTGGCGATTCCGGCGTTCATCGTTTCCGTGCGGTTTCGCGGGTATTCTCCGAGGCAACCCCCGGCACCGGCTCATCCCTGGGACCGGCATCATCGAAGCCTGATCAGCCGTCTCCTGGTCCTGGCCCTGCTGCTCCCCATCATCCACCTCATCGTTCAGTTCACCACTCCCTCGGCGGAGGAGGGCCTGCGCCATGCGCGGGAGCTCGTGGCCACCGTGGGATTGCTGGCCCTGCTGGGTATGGCGCTGCATCAGTATCGCCGGCTGGCGGACCACAACCGGGCTTTGCTCACCGAGCAGGTGCGGATCTCCGAGCAGCTGAAGCTCGCCGAGCGAGATCTACGCCGATTCCTCTTCAGTTTCTCCCACGACCTACGCTCGCCCCTGGTCAACCTGCGGGGGTTCGCCGGCGAGCTGCGCCTCGCCACCGATTCCCTGGTGCAGCTGCTGCAGGGCTCCAAGGTGCAGCTGGCGGAGGCCCAGAGTTTGCTCGAGGACGATATCCACGAGGCCGTGGAGATGATCGACTCGTCCAGCGAGCAGATGGATCGCTACGTGACGGCGCTGCTCCAGCTCGCCCGCGCGGGGCACCGCGAATTCGTCACCGAGACGGTGGATCTGGAGACCATCTGTGCTCAAGCTCTGGCGGATCTGAAATTCGAGATCCAGCGGCGGGAGGTCCAGGTCAGCGTCGGCTCTCTACCGACGGCGGCGGTGGATCGTCTGGCGATGACCCAAATCTTCGCCAATCTGCTGACCAACGCCGTGCAATACCTGGATCCCGACCGCCCGGGGCGGATCCAGATCACTGGCGAGACCTCTGCCGGCAAGGTCAAGCTCCGAATCTGCGACAACGGCCGAGGAATTCCCGCCCACGAGCTGTCGGAGATCTTTCTACCTTTCCGCCGCGGCGGTAACCACAAAGCTCCCGGGGAAGGGATCGGGCTCGCTCACGTCCGCCTGCTGGTGCGTCGTCTCGGTGGACGTATCCACTGCGAGAGCACGGAGGGAGTGGGCAGCTGCTTCGAGGTGTTGTTGCCCAGCGGAGAAAGCGATCCGCCGGAATCCGGCAACGAGCGCCCCAGCCGCGCCTGAACCGGATTCCGGCCGCCGGGCTTACCCCGCCGCCGGGCTTACCCCGCAGCACAGGGCCCGTCGTTGGCTTTCACCACCTGCGCCTTGAGCCGCTCACAGTCGTTGGTGTAGGTGATCTGG is a window from the Acidobacteriota bacterium genome containing:
- a CDS encoding HAMP domain-containing sensor histidine kinase, translating into MNIRPQPGSEQSPWSWILSDRTFQLVAVLVLLDVVISLSGVLSDDVLWFLNSLLYSIHTGWTMLVIRYSLWRQPGPDQEFWNLVSLAFLCWWIVPSVELVFPWFFQSALGWPAYDALMLLFYFLLISAVELRPDWGGRSDPEYRLELLGSGIFLFAMLAYFTVIPAVYSQPSEGLRFWLSSPLYVIMDLYLVVRLLWVRRGAGGTRWAPIYTCMIVAAVLWALTDSYDILTTFPYLPLDAEFGPQWLFLWRLAIPAFIVSVRFRGYSPRQPPAPAHPWDRHHRSLISRLLVLALLLPIIHLIVQFTTPSAEEGLRHARELVATVGLLALLGMALHQYRRLADHNRALLTEQVRISEQLKLAERDLRRFLFSFSHDLRSPLVNLRGFAGELRLATDSLVQLLQGSKVQLAEAQSLLEDDIHEAVEMIDSSSEQMDRYVTALLQLARAGHREFVTETVDLETICAQALADLKFEIQRREVQVSVGSLPTAAVDRLAMTQIFANLLTNAVQYLDPDRPGRIQITGETSAGKVKLRICDNGRGIPAHELSEIFLPFRRGGNHKAPGEGIGLAHVRLLVRRLGGRIHCESTEGVGSCFEVLLPSGESDPPESGNERPSRA